A single region of the Candidatus Kryptobacter tengchongensis genome encodes:
- a CDS encoding DNA-binding protein HU-beta: MTKTELVRILAEQIGLTVEEVERVIDGAIAIIMDSLKKGDYVQIRGFGTFRVVKRKARIARNPKKGEIVPLDDRYVPDFKPTREFKQMVIESLRDKILEEKGIKNQGEGESLN, encoded by the coding sequence TTGACAAAAACAGAACTTGTCCGAATTCTGGCGGAACAAATTGGCTTAACAGTTGAAGAGGTTGAGAGGGTAATTGATGGAGCTATCGCAATAATCATGGATTCACTTAAAAAAGGTGATTATGTTCAAATAAGAGGATTCGGGACATTCAGAGTTGTTAAAAGGAAGGCAAGAATTGCACGAAATCCGAAGAAAGGCGAGATAGTTCCACTTGATGATAGGTATGTTCCCGATTTTAAACCGACAAGAGAATTTAAACAGATGGTCATTGAAAGTTTGCGTGACAAAATCCTTGAGGAGAAGGGTATCAAGAACCAGGGTGAAGGTGAAAGTTTAAACTAA
- a CDS encoding protease-4, giving the protein MSKEARWFLGIIGIILALSVLFVSLGFFTLVSSLKPVSEDEETDTGKDKVALIELKGVILSSEDIVKQIKKYVKSSRVKAIVFYVDSPGGGVSASEEIYQELKKAREKKPVVVSMGSVAASGGYYVSLGGSKIVANPGTITGSIGVIAQFPNLRKLLDKIGVEFEIIKSGKFKDSGNPYRGLTDEEKRYFQGVINDVYEQFVNHVADERRMKKEDVLKIADGRIFTGRQAFEIGLVDTLGTLEDAIKIAANMAGIKGEPKIVKEKKKTGLMDILLESKTLENIEEIKSLLLNQPILQYRSEFILK; this is encoded by the coding sequence ATGAGCAAAGAAGCGAGATGGTTTCTCGGAATAATTGGAATTATATTGGCACTATCAGTTTTATTTGTGTCGCTTGGTTTTTTTACACTTGTGAGTTCACTAAAACCTGTTTCTGAAGATGAGGAAACTGATACTGGCAAGGATAAGGTTGCTTTGATTGAATTGAAGGGAGTTATATTGAGCTCGGAAGATATAGTCAAACAAATTAAAAAATATGTGAAAAGTTCAAGGGTTAAAGCGATCGTTTTCTATGTTGATTCTCCAGGTGGTGGTGTTTCTGCAAGCGAGGAAATATATCAGGAGTTGAAAAAGGCAAGAGAGAAAAAACCTGTGGTTGTTTCAATGGGTTCTGTTGCAGCAAGCGGGGGTTATTATGTTTCCCTTGGTGGAAGCAAAATCGTTGCAAACCCGGGGACTATAACTGGGAGTATAGGCGTGATTGCACAGTTCCCAAACCTGCGAAAATTGCTTGATAAAATTGGAGTTGAATTTGAGATTATAAAAAGTGGAAAATTTAAAGATTCGGGGAATCCATATCGCGGGTTAACAGATGAAGAAAAAAGATATTTTCAGGGTGTGATAAACGATGTATATGAACAATTTGTGAATCATGTCGCTGATGAGAGGAGGATGAAAAAGGAAGATGTTTTAAAAATCGCTGATGGAAGAATCTTTACAGGAAGACAAGCGTTTGAAATAGGGCTTGTTGATACACTTGGAACACTTGAGGATGCTATAAAAATCGCTGCTAATATGGCTGGGATAAAAGGTGAGCCAAAAATTGTCAAAGAGAAGAAAAAAACTGGACTTATGGATATTCTCTTGGAGTCAAAAACTCTTGAAAATATTGAGGAGATAAAAAGTTTGCTTCTAAACCAACCTATTTTGCAATATAGAAGTGAATTTATTTTAAAATAA
- a CDS encoding 16S rRNA (cytosine1407-C5)-methyltransferase produces MSEKIFNYLTKILDPESARLVLKMYKLNIPLTIRTNTLKISSSKLKERLESKGFKLREIAFIPDSFIVVEEPFPISKTLEHFAGFFYMQSLSSMLPSLALEPEPDEFVLDIASAPGSKTTHIAQLMKNTGIIIANDISFERLKVVAHQIERLGILNTAITSIDGNRFGNLLPEVFDRALVDAPCSALGIISKSNEVLTWWNIDEVRRLSNKQYQLLTSAIKSVKPDGVIVYSTCTLTVEENELMIDSVLKKFPLEIEEINYKTVDFDEGITFYDGLPLDERLKKAVRIYPFKSNTEGFFIARLRKTDSTFSKSPEFSDIGNRVSHEKMRFLTADDKDLKEALKFLTDEFGIDENIWSKFVYYFKNDEIWFCSPGWKKFLTLDFSGIDKNFKHHLMSSIIQRVGLKLAKSVKKAQWKISTSALQILSPFVVKNIIELQNEDQARIFINGGVVKNPDLNFRPGTYTAVNFDGITLGCGLVTKEGLKSQIPKGRRTVEVEVM; encoded by the coding sequence ATGTCAGAAAAAATTTTTAATTACCTAACCAAAATACTTGACCCCGAATCGGCAAGACTCGTGTTAAAGATGTATAAACTTAATATACCGCTTACAATTAGAACTAACACGCTTAAAATATCTTCCTCAAAATTAAAAGAACGCCTTGAAAGCAAAGGCTTTAAACTTCGTGAAATTGCTTTCATTCCAGATTCATTCATTGTAGTTGAAGAGCCTTTCCCTATTTCAAAAACACTTGAGCATTTTGCTGGTTTTTTCTACATGCAAAGTCTATCCTCAATGCTTCCTTCTCTTGCTCTTGAGCCAGAGCCAGATGAATTCGTACTTGATATCGCCTCAGCTCCGGGTTCAAAAACGACACATATAGCGCAACTTATGAAAAACACAGGGATAATTATCGCAAATGATATCTCCTTTGAGAGATTGAAAGTTGTCGCTCATCAGATAGAACGACTCGGAATCTTGAACACTGCCATAACCTCAATTGATGGGAATAGATTTGGGAATCTTCTTCCTGAAGTTTTTGATCGTGCCCTCGTGGATGCCCCATGTTCAGCCCTTGGAATAATATCAAAGTCAAATGAAGTTTTAACCTGGTGGAACATTGATGAAGTTAGACGATTGAGCAACAAGCAATACCAGCTTCTTACAAGCGCAATCAAATCCGTAAAACCTGACGGAGTTATAGTTTATTCAACCTGCACTTTAACCGTTGAAGAGAATGAGCTGATGATAGATTCAGTTTTAAAAAAATTCCCCCTTGAAATTGAGGAAATAAATTATAAGACGGTTGATTTTGATGAAGGAATAACTTTTTATGATGGGCTTCCGCTTGATGAAAGACTAAAAAAAGCTGTTAGAATTTATCCGTTTAAATCAAATACGGAAGGTTTCTTCATAGCAAGGTTAAGGAAAACCGATTCAACTTTTTCTAAATCCCCTGAATTTTCCGATATAGGTAATAGAGTATCTCACGAAAAAATGCGTTTTTTAACCGCCGATGATAAAGATTTAAAAGAAGCGCTTAAATTCTTAACTGATGAATTCGGAATTGACGAAAATATATGGAGTAAATTTGTATATTATTTCAAGAATGATGAGATATGGTTTTGCTCACCTGGATGGAAAAAATTCCTAACACTTGATTTTTCAGGCATAGATAAAAATTTCAAGCATCACCTTATGTCAAGCATAATTCAGAGAGTTGGGCTGAAACTTGCAAAATCAGTTAAAAAAGCGCAGTGGAAAATTTCAACAAGTGCGCTTCAAATTTTATCACCATTCGTTGTTAAAAATATAATTGAACTTCAAAACGAAGATCAAGCACGCATCTTCATAAATGGCGGGGTTGTCAAAAACCCAGATTTGAACTTTAGACCTGGCACATATACAGCCGTAAATTTTGACGGAATAACGCTCGGTTGCGGGCTCGTGACAAAGGAAGGATTGAAAAGTCAAATTCCAAAAGGAAGACGAACCGTGGAGGTTGAGGTGATGTGA